One genomic segment of Brassica napus cultivar Da-Ae chromosome A3, Da-Ae, whole genome shotgun sequence includes these proteins:
- the LOC125574840 gene encoding tRNA:m(4)X modification enzyme TRM13 homolog isoform X1, with protein sequence MAARSGSRCNFWLPKKKRSCANTRIESSLFCGNHSQRSDGQWLPCPIDPSHSVLQENLESHVKRCPLLKQNVALSGQVFYQKGINAGNQEEEEENIGSCYSVVTSEMKRSLVYGMSVSTFHQLVKKIEEVHGGICNDIEDSHLSPEACNIWFNKEIDRKLPFQEKHVLQQGSILGNLEKIGALKRCNTNVECSEKDEDSVPAVVEFGAGRGYLTQMLADCYGVKKVYLVERKSYKLKADRSLRQKENLVLERMRIDIEDLNLNAVESLQGVPYVAVGKHLCGPATDLSLRCCLSRQDGESPVLRGLAIATCCHHLCQWKSYINKEYIIGMGISKDEFHALTWFTSWAVDDDHGSKVPGVEGIDLIASKEEEDGDKVEDDSLSSVEEVVKKMKPMERAFLGFKCKQIIDAGRMKWVKKHELDSKLVKYIPASISPENTLLVAGKLSPVLA encoded by the exons CTCGAATCGAGAGCTCCCT GTTTTGTGGAAACCATAGCCAGAGATCGGATGGTCAGTGGCTTCCATGCCCTATTGATCCTTCTCA CTCTGTGTTGCAGGAGAATCTCGAAAGTCATGTAAAGAGATGTCCTTTGTTGAAACAGAACGTTGCATTGTCTGGTCAAGTGTTTTATCAAAAGGGTATTAATGCCggaaaccaagaagaagaagaagaaaatataggTTCTTGTTACTCTGTTGTTACATCAGAGATGAAGAGGAGTCTGGTCTATGGTATGAGTGTTTCCACGTTTCATCAgcttgttaagaagattgaggAGGTTCATGGGGGTATATGTAATGATATAGAAGATTCGCATTTGTCACCTGAAGCTTGTAACATATGGTTTAACAAGGAGATAGATAG GAAGTTACCGTTTCAAGAGAAACATGTTTTGCAACAAGGTTCTATTCTGGGTAATTTGGAAAAGATTGGTGCATTGAAGAGGTGTAACACAAATGTTGAATGTTCCGAGAAAGATGAAGATAGTGTGCCTGCGGTTGTTGAATTTGGAGCTGGGAGAGGATACTTAACGCAGATGCTAGCTGATTGCTACGGCGTCAAGAAAGTGTATTTAGTTGAGAGGAAGTCTTATAAGCTTAAG GCTGATAGGTCACTGAGGCAAAAGGAGAACTTGGTATTAGAGCGTATGAGAATCGACA tTGAAGATTTGAACCTTAACGCAGTCGAATCATTACAAGGTGTTCCTTATGTGGCTGTTGGGAAACATCTATGTGGTCCTGCAACAG ATTTGAGCTTAAGATGTTGTCTATCTAGACAAGATGGTGAAAGCCCAGTTCTAAGAGGTCTCGCTATTGCGACTTGTTGCCATCATCTTTGCCAATGGAAAAGCTATATAA ATAAAGAATATATCATTGGCATGGGGATTTCTAAAGACGAGTTCCATGCCTTGACTTGGTTCACTAGCTGGGCAGTAGATGATGATCATGGTTCCAAAGTTCCCGGTGTTGAAGGCATTGACCTTATTGCTTCAAAGGAGGAGGAAGACGGAGACAAGGTGGAAGATGATTCTTTGAGCAGCGTTGAGGAAgttgtgaagaagatgaagccCATGGAAAGGGcttttttagggtttaagtgCAAGCAGATTATTGATGCAGGGAGGATGAAGTGGGTTAAGAAGCATGAGTTAGATTCAAAGCTTGTGAAATATATTCCGGCAAGCATCTCACCGGAGAACACTTTACTGGTCGCCGGAAAGCTAAGTCCGGTTCTTGCTTGA
- the LOC106438646 gene encoding uncharacterized protein LOC106438646, producing MDTPSGTIIFTTVGRTHYGFDVFSLHIASSVERRLTDGVSVNFNAQFADDNGNDIVYVSERAGSARIFRTRPGNSKPEQLPGAPESFFHDRPIITQDNTLYFISAHEQPDRHFKNWTALYSVNPNSQEKEVTRVTPPDTADFSPAISKSGKYFAVASYGSRSWGGEFHEINTDIVVFKASEPETRVVVCEHGGWPTWSGDSTVFFHRQADDGWWSIFRFDIPENLNLSPVEPVRVTPPGLHCFTPAAFHDGKRIAVATRRRGVNHRHIEIFDLEHKTFQAVTEPLNPSFHHYNPFVSANSEFLGYHRFRGESTQGESTVPNLESIVSPIKTLRLIRLNGSFPSSSPEGDLIALNSDFDINGGIKVARSDGSKRWTLIKDRTAFYNSWSPTERHVIYASLGPIFRPARIAVQIARIQFSPSDLIDDREEVPCEVKFLTLDNTGNNAFPSCSPDGKSVVFRSGRSGHKNLYILDAVNGESEGGEGIRRLTEGPWIDTMPCWSPKGDLIGFSSNRHDPSNDAAFGAYVVRPDGSGLRRIEIAGPEGSEEVARERVNHVSFNKDGDWLVFTANLGGITAEPVAIPNQFQPYGDLYVVKLDGTGLRRLTWNGYEDGTPTWHTVDDLGLSGLSLNGQDGDKLEGQFEEPLWITCHI from the coding sequence ATGGACACTCCAAGTGGCACTATCATCTTCACCACCGTTGGTCGCACTCACTACGGCTTTGACGTTTTCTCTCTCCACATCGCCTCCTCCGTCGAACGCCGTTTAACAGACGGAGTTTCCGTCAACTTCAACGCTCAGTTCGCTGACGACAACGGTAATGATATTGTGTACGTTTCGGAACGAGCTGGATCTGCCAGGATTTTCAGAACCCGACCCGGGAACTCCAAACCCGAGCAGCTTCCCGGAGCTCCGGAAAGCTTCTTCCACGACCGTCCAATCATCACTCAAGACAACACTCTCTACTTCATCTCCGCTCACGAGCAGCCTGATCGTCACTTCAAGAACTGGACAGCGCTTTACTCCGTGAACCCCAACAGCCAAGAGAAAGAAGTGACACGTGTCACTCCACCAGACACCGCCGACTTTAGCCCTGCAATTTCTAAATCGGGAAAGTATTTCGCCGTGGCGTCGTACGGATCTCGCTCCTGGGGCGGCGAGTTTCACGAGATCAACACTGACATCGTTGTCTTCAAAGCATCTGAGCCGGAGACGAGAGTGGTTGTCTGCGAACACGGCGGATGGCCGACTTGGTCCGGCGACTCAACCGTCTTCTTCCACCGCCAAGCTGACGACGGATGGTGGAGCATTTTCCGGTTCGATATACCGGAGAATCTCAATCTCTCTCCGGTCGAACCGGTCCGAGTCACTCCACCTGGACTCCACTGCTTCACTCCTGCAGCTTTCCACGACGGAAAACGAATCGCCGTCGCAACTCGCCGCCGCGGCGTCAACCACCGTCACATCGAGATCTTCGACCTCGAGCACAAAACGTTTCAGGCGGTTACTGAGCCACTCAACCCGAGCTTCCACCATTACAACCCCTTCGTCTCTGCTAACTCCGAGTTCCTCGGCTACCACCGATTCCGCGGCGAGTCGACTCAAGGCGAGTCAACCGTCCCGAACCTCGAATCCATCGTCTCGCCAATCAAAACGCTCCGTTTGATCAGATTAAACGGATCGTTCCCGTCGTCATCCCCTGAGGGAGACCTGATCGCGCTGAACTCGGACTTCGACATCAACGGTGGGATCAAAGTCGCGAGATCCGACGGTTCAAAACGATGGACGTTGATCAAAGACCGCACAGCGTTCTACAACTCGTGGAGCCCCACGGAGCGCCACGTCATCTACGCATCTCTCGGTCCTATCTTCCGTCCCGCGAGAATCGCGGTTCAGATCGCTCGGATTCAATTCTCACCGTCGGATCTAATCGACGATAGAGAGGAGGTTCCGTGCGAAGTGAAGTTTCTCACTCTAGATAACACCGGGAACAACGCCTTCCCGTCTTGCTCTCCCGACGGCAAGTCCGTCGTGTTCCGATCCGGCCGATCAGGTCACAAGAATCTCTACATTTTGGATGCCGTTAACGGAGAGTCTGAAGGCGGAGAGGGGATACGGCGGTTGACGGAGGGGCCATGGATCGACACTATGCCTTGCTGGTCTCCTAAAGGAGATCTCATCGGATTCTCGTCGAACCGGCACGATCCGTCGAACGACGCCGCGTTTGGAGCTTACGTGGTGAGGCCCGACGGTTCTGGCTTGAGGAGGATCGAAATCGCGGGGCCCGAGGGGTCGGAGGAAGTGGCGAGGGAGAGGGTGAATCACGTGAGTTTTAACAAGGATGGTGATTGGTTAGTTTTCACGGCGAATCTCGGTGGTATTACGGCGGAGCCGGTGGCGATTCCGAATCAGTTTCAGCCGTACGGAGATTTGTACGTTGTGAAGTTGGACGGAACTGGGTTGAGGAGGCTGACGTGGAATGGGTATGAAGATGGGACTCCGACGTGGCATACTGTGGATGATTTGGGTCTGAGTGGGTTGAGTTTGAATGGTCAAGATGGAGACAAGCTTGAAGGTCAGTTTGAGGAGCCCTTGTGGATTACTTGCCACATCTGA
- the LOC125574840 gene encoding tRNA:m(4)X modification enzyme TRM13-like isoform X2 has translation MAARSGSRCNFWLPKKKRSCANTRIESSLFCGNHSQRSDGQWLPCPIDPSHSVLQENLESHVKRCPLLKQNVALSGQVFYQKGINAGNQEEEEENIGSCYSVVTSEMKRSLVYGMSVSTFHQLVKKIEEVHGGICNDIEDSHLSPEACNIWFNKEIDRKLPFQEKHVLQQGSILGNLEKIGALKRCNTNVECSEKDEDSVPAVVEFGAGRGYLTQMLADCYGVKKVYLVERKSYKLKADRSLRQKENLVLERMRIDSVPYVAVGKHLCGPATDLSLRCCLSRQDGESPVLRGLAIATCCHHLCQWKSYINKEYIIGMGISKDEFHALTWFTSWAVDDDHGSKVPGVEGIDLIASKEEEDGDKVEDDSLSSVEEVVKKMKPMERAFLGFKCKQIIDAGRMKWVKKHELDSKLVKYIPASISPENTLLVAGKLSPVLA, from the exons CTCGAATCGAGAGCTCCCT GTTTTGTGGAAACCATAGCCAGAGATCGGATGGTCAGTGGCTTCCATGCCCTATTGATCCTTCTCA CTCTGTGTTGCAGGAGAATCTCGAAAGTCATGTAAAGAGATGTCCTTTGTTGAAACAGAACGTTGCATTGTCTGGTCAAGTGTTTTATCAAAAGGGTATTAATGCCggaaaccaagaagaagaagaagaaaatataggTTCTTGTTACTCTGTTGTTACATCAGAGATGAAGAGGAGTCTGGTCTATGGTATGAGTGTTTCCACGTTTCATCAgcttgttaagaagattgaggAGGTTCATGGGGGTATATGTAATGATATAGAAGATTCGCATTTGTCACCTGAAGCTTGTAACATATGGTTTAACAAGGAGATAGATAG GAAGTTACCGTTTCAAGAGAAACATGTTTTGCAACAAGGTTCTATTCTGGGTAATTTGGAAAAGATTGGTGCATTGAAGAGGTGTAACACAAATGTTGAATGTTCCGAGAAAGATGAAGATAGTGTGCCTGCGGTTGTTGAATTTGGAGCTGGGAGAGGATACTTAACGCAGATGCTAGCTGATTGCTACGGCGTCAAGAAAGTGTATTTAGTTGAGAGGAAGTCTTATAAGCTTAAG GCTGATAGGTCACTGAGGCAAAAGGAGAACTTGGTATTAGAGCGTATGAGAATCGACA GTGTTCCTTATGTGGCTGTTGGGAAACATCTATGTGGTCCTGCAACAG ATTTGAGCTTAAGATGTTGTCTATCTAGACAAGATGGTGAAAGCCCAGTTCTAAGAGGTCTCGCTATTGCGACTTGTTGCCATCATCTTTGCCAATGGAAAAGCTATATAA ATAAAGAATATATCATTGGCATGGGGATTTCTAAAGACGAGTTCCATGCCTTGACTTGGTTCACTAGCTGGGCAGTAGATGATGATCATGGTTCCAAAGTTCCCGGTGTTGAAGGCATTGACCTTATTGCTTCAAAGGAGGAGGAAGACGGAGACAAGGTGGAAGATGATTCTTTGAGCAGCGTTGAGGAAgttgtgaagaagatgaagccCATGGAAAGGGcttttttagggtttaagtgCAAGCAGATTATTGATGCAGGGAGGATGAAGTGGGTTAAGAAGCATGAGTTAGATTCAAAGCTTGTGAAATATATTCCGGCAAGCATCTCACCGGAGAACACTTTACTGGTCGCCGGAAAGCTAAGTCCGGTTCTTGCTTGA